DNA from Sphingomonas psychrotolerans:
CCGAAGCGCTCGACGCGTTCCAGCTGTGCTGTCGCCTCGAAGGAATCATCCCCGCGCTCGAAAGTTCGCATGCACTCGCAGCAGTGCCGGCCAAGGCACGCGAAATGCGGGAGGATCAGATCATCGTCGTCAATGTCTCGGGCCGCGGCGACAAGGACATCTTCACTGTCGCCGACGCGCTGGGGTTTGACCTGTGAAGCGCCCGCTCGCAAAGCTCACATTCCTCCTGGCTGCGGTGATCGTCACTTCCGGCGCGACGGTCTTCCTGTCCGACATGGCGGGCCTGCCTCCCGGGTGGCATGCGCTGCTGGCAGGCATTTTTGGTGCTTGTATCGGTATTGGCGGCGGACGGGTCTTTGATCGGATCTGGCAAAAGCCGCGCGCGGGATGGGCGTCATGAACGCGCTTCGCTCCCGCCTGTCCGCCGCCTTCGCCAAGGGTCACCCAGCGCTGGTGACCTTCGTCACTGCCGGCGATCCCACCCCCGCCGCGACCGGCGACATCCTCGATGCGCTGGTCGCAGGAGGTGCCGACGTGATCGAGCTCGGCATGCCATTCACCGATCCGATGGCCGACGGCCCCGCGATCCAGGCCGCCAATCTGCGCAGCCTGGGCGCCGGCACGCGCACCACCGACGTGCTCGCGATCGCCCGTGCCTTCCGCGACCGCCATCCCGGCGTGCCGCTGGTGCTGATGGGCTACGCCAACACGATGACGCGCCCCGATCCGGCCCGGTTCGCCGCGCTCGCCGCGGCCGCCGGAGTTGACGGGATCATCTGCGTCGACATCCCGCCCGAGGAAGCCGACACGCTCGCCCCCTTCGCCGAGCACGGCCTCGATGTCATCCGCCTCGCCACCCCGACCACCGACGCCGCGCGCCTCCCTGCGGTGCTCTTCGGCGCGTCGGGCTTCGTTTATTATGTCTCGGTCGCCGGGATCACCGGGCTCCAGCAGGCCGCGCAGGCCTCGATCGAGGACGCAGTCGCCAGGCTCAAGGCCGCCACCGACCTGCCGATCGCCGTCGGTTTCGGCGTCCGCACCCCCGAACAGGCCGCCGCGATCGGCCGCGTCGCCGATGGCGTTGTTGTCGGCTCGGCGATCGTCGAGCTGGTCGGCCAGCATGGGCCCGATGCGCCCGCGCAGGTCCGCGCCTATATCCAGTCCCTCTCCGCGGCGCTGGCCGCCTCCAAGGGCGCCTTTGAAAAGGAAAATTGGGCATGAGCTGGATCAGCCGCGTCCGCAACGCTCTCGCTTATGTCACCACCAAGACCAGCGAGACTCCCGACAATCTCTGGCACAAGTGCAAGGGATGCGGGACGATGGTGTTCTCCAAGGAGCTGGAGGAAAATCTCTATGTCTGCCCGACCTGCGATCATCACGAGCGCATC
Protein-coding regions in this window:
- the trpA gene encoding tryptophan synthase subunit alpha: MNALRSRLSAAFAKGHPALVTFVTAGDPTPAATGDILDALVAGGADVIELGMPFTDPMADGPAIQAANLRSLGAGTRTTDVLAIARAFRDRHPGVPLVLMGYANTMTRPDPARFAALAAAAGVDGIICVDIPPEEADTLAPFAEHGLDVIRLATPTTDAARLPAVLFGASGFVYYVSVAGITGLQQAAQASIEDAVARLKAATDLPIAVGFGVRTPEQAAAIGRVADGVVVGSAIVELVGQHGPDAPAQVRAYIQSLSAALAASKGAFEKENWA